The following coding sequences are from one Pseudonocardia sp. HH130630-07 window:
- a CDS encoding LCP family protein — translation MRELYDRPRPPAAERAAARRAARPPAPARPERSRGSGDRRPSGGGGLRWLHRFRVLVAVLSALTVLATGAVWALYRDVTGGITTSNLLFGGSAGGEQNILLVGVDSRTDAQGDPLPDEVLAELRSGAEAGVLNSDTIIVVHVPADGAGATAFSIPRDAEVQIPGLGRNKINAAYPQMKAEAANRLVADGMSDPKQVDQQSSQAGRQALIETVQQLTGLGIDHYAEVNLLGFFNLTRAVGGVDVCLKAPVSDAFSGADFAAGPQSISGADALAFVRQRHGLAGGDLSRINRQQVFLAAVAKKVLSSGTLTDPGKLGALVDVVQESVVIDSGWDVLAFARQASQIAAGQMTFLTVPTGGPEDTRSGDVLSIDPREVQDFVSRHTDPAPEPAQAPEPGTGQAPPAPVVADVGNGSGQTGLAARVASTLGQNGITSGAVSNAPDRTTTVVRYSQADGDAAARRVADALGGVGVEQSDAVGQGRVQVLIGTDFDPSDGAGGPSAAPAPGPAAPPITAGDVPCID, via the coding sequence ATGCGCGAGCTGTACGACCGGCCCCGCCCCCCGGCGGCGGAGCGTGCCGCCGCCCGCCGGGCCGCCCGTCCGCCGGCCCCGGCCCGGCCCGAGCGCTCCCGCGGTTCCGGCGACCGGCGGCCGTCCGGTGGTGGCGGGTTGCGCTGGCTGCACCGGTTCCGGGTGCTGGTCGCGGTGCTGTCGGCGCTGACCGTGCTCGCCACCGGGGCCGTCTGGGCCCTGTACCGCGACGTCACCGGCGGCATCACCACCAGCAACCTGCTCTTCGGGGGGTCGGCGGGCGGTGAGCAGAACATCCTGCTCGTCGGCGTGGACAGCCGGACCGACGCCCAGGGCGATCCGCTGCCCGACGAGGTGCTGGCCGAGCTGCGCAGCGGCGCCGAGGCCGGGGTGCTGAACTCGGACACGATCATCGTCGTGCACGTGCCGGCCGACGGCGCCGGCGCGACCGCGTTCTCGATCCCGCGCGACGCCGAGGTGCAGATCCCCGGCCTGGGCCGCAACAAGATCAACGCCGCCTACCCGCAGATGAAGGCCGAGGCGGCGAACCGCCTGGTCGCGGACGGGATGAGCGACCCGAAGCAGGTCGACCAGCAGTCGTCGCAGGCCGGACGGCAGGCGTTGATCGAGACCGTGCAGCAGCTGACCGGCCTGGGCATCGACCACTACGCCGAGGTCAACCTGCTCGGTTTCTTCAACCTCACCCGGGCCGTCGGCGGCGTCGACGTCTGTCTGAAGGCACCGGTGTCCGACGCGTTCTCCGGCGCGGACTTCGCGGCCGGCCCGCAGAGCATCTCCGGGGCGGACGCGCTGGCCTTCGTCCGGCAGCGGCACGGCCTCGCCGGCGGCGACCTCTCCCGGATCAACCGGCAGCAGGTCTTCCTCGCCGCCGTCGCGAAGAAGGTCCTCTCCTCCGGGACCCTGACCGACCCGGGCAAGCTCGGCGCGCTCGTCGACGTCGTCCAGGAGTCGGTGGTCATCGACAGCGGGTGGGACGTCCTGGCCTTCGCCCGGCAGGCGTCGCAGATCGCGGCCGGGCAGATGACCTTCCTCACCGTCCCGACCGGCGGGCCGGAGGACACCCGCTCCGGCGACGTGCTGAGCATCGACCCGCGCGAGGTCCAGGACTTCGTCTCCCGGCACACCGATCCGGCACCGGAACCCGCGCAGGCACCCGAGCCCGGGACCGGGCAGGCACCGCCGGCCCCGGTCGTCGCCGACGTCGGCAACGGCTCCGGCCAGACCGGGCTCGCCGCGCGGGTGGCCTCGACCCTCGGCCAGAACGGCATCACGTCCGGTGCGGTCAGCAACGCCCCGGACCGGACCACCACCGTCGTGCGCTACAGCCAGGCCGACGGCGACGCTGCGGCGCGCCGGGTGGCCGACGCCCTCGGCGGGGTCGGTGTCGAGCAGTCCGACGCCGTCGGCCAGGGCCGGGTGCAGGTGCTGATCGGTACGGACTTCGACCCGTCCGACGGCGCCGGCGGCCCGTCCGCGGCCCCGGCGCCGGGCCCCGCCGCCCCGCCGATCACCGCGGGCGACGTCCCCTGCATCGACTGA
- a CDS encoding glycosyltransferase family 2 protein: protein MQDGEAPGSGAQDVSAGGRAYGDGLAVVTVTYSPGPLLDGFLDSLRTATVRDDVPVVLADNCSVDGAPERAARERSGVTFLPIGENVGYGAAANRGVAALDDRYGWVVVANPDLEWAPGSLDLLLDAGRRHPRAGALGPLVREPSGAVYPSAREVPSLVTGAGHAALGTVWPGNPFSAAYRRERDDVTERDAGWLSGSCLLLRRAAFDSVDGFDPRYFMYFEDTDLGERLGRAGWRNVYVPSAEVMHVGGASTGKQEVSARMLAEHHRSAYRYLADRNPGPLRAPLRAALRAGLAVRSGLATRGGR, encoded by the coding sequence GTGCAGGACGGCGAGGCGCCCGGCAGCGGGGCGCAGGACGTGAGTGCGGGCGGGCGTGCCTACGGCGACGGGCTCGCCGTGGTCACCGTCACCTACTCGCCCGGCCCGTTGCTGGACGGGTTCCTCGACTCGCTGCGGACCGCGACCGTGCGGGACGACGTCCCGGTGGTGCTGGCGGACAACTGCTCGGTCGACGGCGCCCCGGAGCGGGCCGCCCGCGAGCGGTCCGGCGTGACGTTCCTCCCGATCGGGGAGAACGTCGGCTACGGCGCCGCCGCGAACCGCGGGGTCGCCGCGCTCGACGACCGGTACGGCTGGGTCGTCGTCGCCAACCCGGACCTGGAGTGGGCCCCCGGCTCGCTGGACCTGCTGCTCGACGCCGGGCGGCGGCACCCGCGGGCCGGTGCGCTCGGGCCGCTGGTGCGCGAGCCGTCCGGCGCGGTCTACCCGTCGGCGCGGGAGGTCCCGTCCCTGGTCACCGGGGCCGGGCACGCCGCGCTCGGCACGGTGTGGCCGGGCAACCCGTTCTCGGCGGCCTACCGCAGGGAGCGCGACGACGTCACCGAGCGTGACGCCGGCTGGCTGTCCGGGTCGTGCCTGCTGCTGCGCCGGGCCGCGTTCGACTCGGTCGACGGGTTCGACCCGCGCTACTTCATGTACTTCGAGGACACCGACCTCGGCGAGCGGCTGGGCCGCGCCGGCTGGCGCAACGTCTACGTACCCTCGGCCGAGGTGATGCACGTCGGGGGTGCGTCCACCGGCAAGCAGGAGGTGTCGGCGCGGATGCTCGCCGAGCACCACCGCAGCGCCTACCGCTACCTGGCGGACCGGAACCCCGGTCCGCTCCGCGCGCCGCTGCGGGCCGCGCTGCGGGCGGGCCTGGCCGTGCGGTCGGGCCTGGCGACCCGGGGCGGACGCTGA